AGACCTGGACCTTTTAATTTAATTCTATCTGGATTCCCGATGAAACATTTGGGAAAGACAGTAAGTGGGTTTCTCAACGTCTATCTGGTGTGTGGTCCCGAACATTTTACTAATAAAATAAGGTTGTCATTCCCGTGGAAACGGGAATCCAGAGATCCAATAATGGGTAGATATGTTCTGGCCAGTCATTAATGTCGTCAAAACGGGTAAAACCCCTGAATACCCTGACATACAGCCTAGATCTTTTTCCCTTTCCATTGAAAAAGTTTTTCAATCTGCGGTTAAAACTGTTCAATCCCTACCCCGTTGGCGGGTGGTCAATACCGACACGGCTCAAAGAGAAATCCGGGCGGAAGCCACCACACGGATTTTCCGTTTTATCGATGATATAACCATCCAATTACAGGAAAATCCCAAAGGGACCGTAGTCCAAGTCCGTTCTGCCTCCCGGATCGGGAAGGGAGATTTAGGACAAAATGCGAGGAACATCCGTTTATTTTTTCGAACCCTTGGAGAGGTCGCTGAGAATGAGATAAATTTTAATAAATAGGGTAGACACTTACCTTCAGGCGTCATTCTGGCGAACCATTTCCCCGTATGCTTAAAGGGGGGGGGATCCACAATTCGAGGTTTTTAAACCCACTGGATTCCCGATAAAACCATCCGGGAATGACAGGAATTGTTTTTTTTCAACGTCTATTTGGATTTTAGTTCCCGAGTTACAAATAATAAGAAATGATCGTCATTCCCGTGGAAACGGGAATCCAGAGCCAACTCAATATTTAAAGGGCAAAAATGAAGAAAAGTTTAAATTTATTATTTTCTCTATTTTTCTTGTTCTTTTCGGTTTCTTCCTTTTTGGGATGTGATAAAAAAGGAGGAGATACCATTAAGATTGGAGTAGCCGGTCCCATGACGGGAAATCAAACTAAACAAGGGAAGGATATTAAAAACGGTGTGGAATTGGCCGTTTCCGAATGGAACGAAAAGGGAGGGGTTCTTGGAAAAAAAATTGAACTAATGGTTGGGGATGATCAGCAAGACCCAAAACAAGCTGCAGCCGTAGCCCATAAAATGGTTTTCTCCAAAGTGGTTGGTGTTGTAGGCCATTATGATTCCAGTTCCACCATGTCCGCATTAGAGATTTATCATCGTGAGGAAATTCCGATGATTACCCCCGCCTCCACCAACCCTCAAATTACTGAAAAGGGTTACACCAATGTTTTCCGTGTGGTTGGGCGGGATGACCAGCAGGGTAAGGTTTCCGCCGAATTTATTCTCACCCAACTCAAAGCAAAGAAGGTGGCCATCCTTCACGATAAGACCACCTATGGTCAGGGCTTGGCGGAGGAGTTCCAAAAGGCCTTGGGTAACCATGTGGAAGTGGTTTACGAGGGAGGGATTATTAAGGGAGACAAAGATTTCCGAGGGGTTTTGACTACCGTGGCTTCCAAAAAACCGGAAGTGTATTTTTTTGGGGGGTACTATACGGAAGCAGGCCTTATTGCCAGACAGGCAAAAGAAGTGGGATTATCCGTTCCCATGTTAACGGGAGATGCGGTCATTGACCCGGTTTTCATCGATATTGCGGGTGACGCAGCGGAAGGGACTTATTTGACCTATAGTGCGGATGTAACAAAACTTCCCTCTGTGCAAGAGATTTTGAAAAAGTACCGGGAACGCTATGGTGAACCTGGACCCTATTCCATTTATGCCTATGATGCTGCCCAGGTATTGCTCAATGGAATTCAAAGGGCTGAAACAACCCATGGGTTTGGCATTAGCCAAGCCATTCATACCTCCTCTACCCAAGGGATCACAGGAAATCTTCAGTTTGATCTCAAAGGAGATCTTGTCTTTACTCAATATATTGTTTGGGTCACAGAGAATGGAGAATTTAAAGAGTTCTGGAAACCCGGGGGGAATTAAAAACCAACCCGAGGGAGGGTTGGAGGTTAGAGGGTAGATAAAGGAAAAAATAAAATAACAAAATAACAAAAAAGGCTAATCGTAAAAGTGAGTGGTTAAATTTTGTCATTACGGCAAGGTGTGTCCCAGAATCCTTTACTGGATTCCCACTTTCGTCGGAATGACGAATAAGGTTTTTTTTCCCCAGCTCAAACTTTATACGCTTTTGGGTATTTCTTTTTCACTGGATTACTCCAAAACCCAAATTAAATTAATAAAGTTTTTTTCTGGAGTGGATTTAATTGCAAAGAAAAGGGGAAAACTGTAATATACAGAAAATTTTGGTTATTAATTTAGTATTATTCCTCCTTCATTGACCTAACCTATATGCGTCCCCGTCGCTCAGTGGGATAGACCATCGGTTTCCTGACTCAATGTTCATTCAGCAGTTGGTCAACGGACTTGCTTTGGGTGCTGTGTATGCCTTGCTTGCATTGGGCTACACCATGGTCTATGGGATCCTCCAGCTGATCAATTTCGCCCATGGCGAAATCTATATGATCGGGGCCTATATGGGGATCCTATCTCTTGCTTTTTTGACTGCCATCGGTTTAACCGAAGATCATTTTTTTTTATCCCTTCTTCTGGTCTTTGTCATTTCCGCCATTTTCTGTGCGGCCTATGGACTAACTCTTGAGCGGGTGGCTTATCGTCCGCTCCGTCATGCCCATCGGCTTTCCCCCCTCATTTCCGCCATCGGAATGTCCATCTTTCTTCAAAACTATGTGATGCTCTCACAAGGTTCTACGGATAAAGTTTTTCCCCATAACATCCCGAATGTTTCTATGGTGTTTATGGGGATTCAATTCAGTGTTCTTCAGGTTTTTATTATTGGAACATCAATTGTTTTAATGATCTGCCTCACATTATTTATTCAAAAAACACGGTTAGGAAAAGCCATGCGGGCCACTTCACAGGACCGGGAGATGGCGGGTTTAGTTGGCATCGATGTGAATAAAGTGATCGCCATTACCTTTGTCATTGGTT
The window above is part of the Nitrospiria bacterium genome. Proteins encoded here:
- a CDS encoding DUF1499 domain-containing protein, which translates into the protein MFWPVINVVKTGKTPEYPDIQPRSFSLSIEKVFQSAVKTVQSLPRWRVVNTDTAQREIRAEATTRIFRFIDDITIQLQENPKGTVVQVRSASRIGKGDLGQNARNIRLFFRTLGEVAENEINFNK
- a CDS encoding branched-chain amino acid ABC transporter substrate-binding protein produces the protein MKKSLNLLFSLFFLFFSVSSFLGCDKKGGDTIKIGVAGPMTGNQTKQGKDIKNGVELAVSEWNEKGGVLGKKIELMVGDDQQDPKQAAAVAHKMVFSKVVGVVGHYDSSSTMSALEIYHREEIPMITPASTNPQITEKGYTNVFRVVGRDDQQGKVSAEFILTQLKAKKVAILHDKTTYGQGLAEEFQKALGNHVEVVYEGGIIKGDKDFRGVLTTVASKKPEVYFFGGYYTEAGLIARQAKEVGLSVPMLTGDAVIDPVFIDIAGDAAEGTYLTYSADVTKLPSVQEILKKYRERYGEPGPYSIYAYDAAQVLLNGIQRAETTHGFGISQAIHTSSTQGITGNLQFDLKGDLVFTQYIVWVTENGEFKEFWKPGGN
- a CDS encoding branched-chain amino acid ABC transporter permease, producing the protein MFIQQLVNGLALGAVYALLALGYTMVYGILQLINFAHGEIYMIGAYMGILSLAFLTAIGLTEDHFFLSLLLVFVISAIFCAAYGLTLERVAYRPLRHAHRLSPLISAIGMSIFLQNYVMLSQGSTDKVFPHNIPNVSMVFMGIQFSVLQVFIIGTSIVLMICLTLFIQKTRLGKAMRATSQDREMAGLVGIDVNKVIAITFVIGSILASAGGVMVGMYYGLINFSMGYVAGIKAFTAAVLGGIGNIPGAMLGGFILGLVESLGASYISSEYKDGFAFIILILVLVFRPRGLLGEKISEKV